From a single Nicotiana tabacum cultivar K326 chromosome 8, ASM71507v2, whole genome shotgun sequence genomic region:
- the LOC107779516 gene encoding protein NRT1/ PTR FAMILY 2.4-like yields the protein MARVVVAAIQKRKIPLFEQSHRYYHDPSDKHKNMVSPTPTFKFLNRAAFITVGDIKSDGSIENTWRPCTIQQVGDLKSLIKLAPLWGSGLFLSTPLIIQSSLLVLQAQKMDRQVGHHFKISAAKCSQFSLTPLRRIGIGHVLTILGMAISALVESRRLRLMRSHHLQGQNGAIVPMSVLWLVPQLAFNGIGEGFHIPGHLRFYYQEFPASLKSTSTAVVAMFIGIGFYMGNTLIDLVQRTTRWLPDNINDGRMDNIFWLCCFLGSANFMYYLVFATFYKYRNIGDKPNDAPSK from the exons ATGGCTCGTGTTGTTGTTGCAGCCATTCAGAAACGGAAAATCCCCCTGTTTGAGCAAAGTCACCGTTACTATCATGATCCAAGTgataaacacaaaaatatggtctCTCCTACTCCTACCTTCAA GTTCCTCAACCGAGCAGCCTTCATCACTGTGGGAGACATTAAATCAGATGGCTCCATTGAGAATACCTGGAGACCATGTACAATCCAACAAGTAGGAGATTTGAAAAGCTTGATTAAGCTTGCTCCTTTGTGGGGTAGTGGATTATTTTTATCCACTCCTCTGATCATTCAGTCAAGCCTGCTAGTACTCCAGGCTCAGAAGATGGATCGTCAAGTGGGACACCATTTCAAAATCTCAGCAG CTAAATGCTCCCAATTTTCTCTCACACCTCTTCGGCGCATTGGAATAGGCCATGTACTAACGATACTTGGCATGGCCATCTCTGCCTTGGTGGAGTCAAGGCGGCTGAGGCTCATGAGATCCCACCATCTCCAAGGCCAAAATGGTGCCATTGTTCCAATGTCAGTCCTCTGGCTAGTGCCACAGCTAGCTTTTAATGGTATTGGAGAAGGATTCCATATTCCCGGACATCTCAGGTTTTACTACCAAGAGTTTCCTGCATCCTTGAAAAGCACCTCAACTGCAGTAGTTGCAATGTTCATTGGTATCGGATTCTACATGGGGAATACTCTGATTGATCTGGTTCAGAGAACAACGAGATGGTTGCCAGACAATATCAATGATGGAAGAATGGATAACATCTTCTGGCTCTGTTGTTTCCTGGGATCAGCAAATTTCATGTATTACCTCGTGTTTGCCACCTTCTACAAATATAGAAATATAGGTGACAAACCAAATGATGCGCCCAGTAAATGA
- the LOC107779515 gene encoding uncharacterized protein LOC107779515 produces MESDLRLLEISGEDDSLLTPLPHMEDTNPNEFTPFSNFISPLRGLEGRVDPVKPGCSSSYRRGCSNKENINTDKAEVPKLSIEPLHMKRKKRGGGYNLRKSLAWDRAFSTEEGVLDPIELSLLSGTLVNTCGEPLFTINEEEQNPTSNDSLHDASSAYLNSNKKSTLKGIRSVALKEDKRKASSKMLASRNGRNVSKSSGCSRPLASPSLKRPANMNHGKSATKDSKLPKFQVSKPSSCSLPTSSKSTIPRTSHLKHQVTDSAVSTRKNAGLRSSSRKVRNSREKAKPDAEPLKDKSSSCIFRGNDKKSTSKLHASTESSPPVNKATSTALEMNPDATVSSSRAHSSQSHDGCTPVALRLPQSTPTAVSSMQYLPAQAMKPSGLRMPSPSLGYFCQTKASDTRRLLKAESSMCPSERSGDRRPPEALETQESKVNLANLNCRILGLESESSTASCKVIKTGLEGDRVERSNISSVIMKLDPVSDKLRNPADNVDEKLPHHIEHEEKKLQDAELLMNGKQHPPQTGKHEHINKEDDLMNSIPGFKENKSSAGSDFREAYFTQARYNAQSLVLCGLEGATSNPNEAEESGICSVTDGSICSSQYGNMINFSGEVREEGYIGSCNNLPGKEFEKVKSFAAEDEWIFDNDEQIMKMKSNLNEAHREPRYNGSGNCESLNLTCSDFSEEKMENSEVASQHEDCQNLKQDFTKQITDRAQTGGLVVEVSSETLSDENCKTNPGGVSIYSEHKSQGRNVLHSGDQSLSKHVSIDQSQDGQIAETGLSAPPYRQDECGFDRFDVKSAQSELESNNITAGEDPADILYFGSSKVTLAENCNHPTDEEFNHNKFLGNLTSCLEFGSSSSVTTNEMVSAVTGSIGECRKPIKESVLEAVDEAEIRDSSNCQNEGNLTSSVEFGSSSRGTPDVTGLGILGPMGEGNKLIKDVFLLEEMDEFEIRDSPNKPNDGNQIIKMKHCMLSPLSLNVEESQKCRHADFIPSSPTELGYHKVVLEILITPPQLGDKRQANEVGKTTNALTNILQMEDTHLELHANDAQLLPGKGPIKRESSNALENFQDALPAQRSFDKGALESPSVLNKESLLIHGSSNVADELDVIHGVEDRLSYPATIESLSLKLNSSTSKIHTASVTIDCIELVEGEQTSSRIKRKVVDILNQDIVVKESETGKPSGSENSHNELFHGLQDTEQCRNDNTNLPVKNTENCLKEGNLLILPPRDAVPFSDEWLAAMEAAGEDILTMKGGAVQNSPQEKSLPEPSPWSPVKKKNNQLGPFDCTKFNHNMPPES; encoded by the exons ATGGAGTCGGATCTACGCCTCCTTGAAATCTCCGGTGAAGATGATTCTCTACTCACCCCACTCCCTCATATGGAGGATACCAATCCCAACGAGTTCACTCCCTTTTCGAATTTCATTTCCCCATTGA GAGGGCTAGAGGGTCGTGTTGATCCAGTAAAACCTGGCTGTTCCTCTTCCTATCGTAGAGGTTGCAGCAATAAAGAGAATATCAATACGGACAAAGCAGAAGTGCCTAAACTGAGCATTGAACCACTGCATATGAAGAGGAAGAAAAGGGGTGGTGGTTACAATTTGCGGAAAAGTTTAGCATGGGATCGAGCCTTTTCTACTGAAGAAG GTGTTTTGGATCCAATAGAACTTTCTCTGCTTAGCGGAACATTAGTTAACACATGCGGAGAGCCCTTGTTCACCATCAATGAAGAAGAGCAAAATCCAACTTCCAATGACTCCTTACATGATGCTAGTTCAGCTTATTTGAACTCGAACAAAAAGAGTACGCTTAAAGGAATTCGATCTGTAGCTTTAAAAGAAGATAAGCGGAAG GCCTCAAGTAAAATGCTAGCGTCCCGTAATGGTAGAAATGTCTCCAAATCTAGTGGCTGTTCTCGACCTTTGGCTTCACCTTC ACTAAAAAGGCCTGCAAACATGAATCATGGAAAATCTGCAACCAAGGATTCCAAGTTACCGAAGTTTCAAGTTTCAAAGCCAAGTTCTTGTTCGTTGCCCACAAGTTCTAAGAGTACTATACCAAGAACAAGTCATTTGAAGCATCAAGTGACTGATTCTG CTGTTAGTACTCGGAAGAATGCGGGATTAAGGAGCTCTTCTAGAAAAGTGAGAAATAGCCGAGAGAAAGCAAAGCCTGATGCTGAACCTTTAAAGGATAAATCTTCATCATGCATTTTCAGAGGAAATGAT AAGAAATCAACATCGAAATTACATGCATCAACTGAATCTTCTCCACCAGTTAATAAAGCTACCAGTACTGCTCTGGAGATGAATCCAGATGCCACAGTTTCATCTAGCCGAGCACATTCATCTCAAAGTCACGATGGATGTACACCAGTTGCACTTCGTCTTCCTCAAAGCACTCCTACTGCTGTTAGCAGTATGCAATACCTGCCTGCACAAGCCATGAAACCATCGGGTCTGCGGATGCCTTCACCTTCATTAGGATATTTTTGTCAG ACAAAAGCTTCAGATACACGTCGCCTGTTGAAAGCCGAGTCTAGTATGTGCCCGTCGGAAAGGTCTGGTGATCGGAGGCCACCAGAGGCACTAGAAACACAAGAAAGCAAGGTCAACTTAGCAAATCTAAACTGTAGGATCCTAGGATTGGAATCAGAAAGCTCAACAGCATCCTGCAAAGTAATCAAAACAGGCTTGGAAGGAGACCGTGTGGAAAGATCGAATATATCAAGTGTTATAATGAAGCTTGATCCAGTCAGTGATAAGCTCAGAAATCCTGCTGATAATGTTGACGAAAAATTACCGCATCACATCGAGCACGAAGAGAAGAAACTTCAGGATGCAGAATTGCTGATGAATGGCAAGCAGCATCCACCACAAACTGGAAAACATGAACATATTAACAAAGAGGATGATCTCATGAACTCCATCCCTGGTTTTAAAGAAAACAAAAGCTCTGCCGGATCAGATTTTAGAGAGGCTTATTTTACACAAGCTAGATACAATGCGCAATCTCTAGTTCTATGTGGATTGGAAGGTGCCACTAGCAATCCAAATGAAGCAGAAGAATCTGGCATTTGTTCAGTAACTGATGGTTCAATTTGTAGTTCACAGTATGGGAACATGATTAACTTTAGTGGGGAGGTGAGGGAGGAAGGTTATATAGGAAGCTGTAATAATTTACCTGGTAAAGAATTTGAAAAGGTCAAGTCCTTTGCAGCTGAAGATGAATGGATCTTCGATAACGATGAGCAGATTATGAAGATGAAGAGCAATTTGAATGAAGCACATCGAGAACCAAGGTATAATGGAAGTGGAAATTGTGAGTCCTTGAATCTCACATGTTCGGACTTTAGTGAAGAAAAGATGGAGAATTCAGAAGTTGCATCTCAGCATGAAGATTGTCAGAATCTGAAACAAGATTTTACCAAGCAGATCACTGATAGAGCACAAACAGGAGGTTTAGTAGTAGAGGTCTCAAGTGAAACTTTATCCGATGAAAATTGCAAGACTAATCCTGGTGGGGTTTCAATTTACTCAGAACATAAGTCCCAGGGTAGGAATGTATTGCATTCAGGTGATCAGTCCCTTAGTAAGCATGTGAGTATAGATCAAAGCCAAGATGGACAGATTGCTGAAACTGGTTTATCTGCGCCGCCATATCGACAAGATGAATGTGGTTTTGATAGATTTGATGTAAAAAGTGCTCAGTCAGAATTGGAGAGTAATAACATTACAGCAGGAGAAGATCCTGCAGATATCTTATATTTTGGTTCTAGCAAAGTTACTCTTGCTGAAAATTGTAATCATCCAACAGATGAAGAGTTTAATCATAATAAATTTCTTGGTAATTTAACTTCCTGTCTGGAGTTTGGTTCATCATCTAGTGTAACAACAAACGAAATGGTATCAGCTGTAACTGGTTCAATTGGCGAATGTAGAAAACCAATTAAAGAGTCTGTCTTGGAAGCAGTGGATGAAGCTGAAATTCGCGATTCATCAAACTGTCAAAATGAGGGTAATTTAACTTCCTCTGTGGAATTTGGTTCATCTTCCAGGGGAACGCCAGATGTAACTGGATTAGGTATACTTGGTCCAATGGGTGAAGGTAACAAACTGATCAAAGACGTTTTTCTCTTGGAAGAAATGGATGAATTTGAAATTCGAGATTCACCTAACAAGCCTAATGATGGTAATCAGATAATCAAGATGAAGCATTGTATGCTGTCTCCATTAAGCTTGAATGTTGAAGAGTCGCAAAAGTGCCGCCATGCGGATTTCATTCCTTCTAGTCCAACAGAACTGGGGTATCACAAGGTTGTATTAGAGATTCTAATTACTCCACCACAGCTTGGAGATAAAAGGCAAGCTAATGAAGTTGGAAAGACAACAAATGCACTCACGAATATCTTACAGATGGAGGATACACATCTGGAGTTACACGCCAACGATGCTCAGCTGTTGCCTGGAAAAGGTCCTATCAAACGCGAAAGCAGCAATGCCTTGGAGAATTTTCAAGATGCTCTTCCAGCACAAAGAAGTTTTGATAAAGGTGCATTAGAAAGCCCAAGCGTTCTGAACAAGGAGTCACTTTTGATTCATGGGAGCAGCAACGTTGCTGATGAACTGGATGTTATCCACGGTGTTGAGGATCGACTATCATATCCGGCGACAATTGAATCtttatctttgaaacttaattcATCGACAAGTAAAATCCATACAGCAAGTGTGACAATTGATTGCATAGAACTTGTTGAAGGGGAACAGACCTCATCAAGAATCAAAAGAAAGGTAGTTGACATATTGAATCAAGATATTGTGGTGAAGGAATCTGAAACTGGGAAGCCTAGTGGAAGTGAGAATTCTCACAATGAACTTTTCCATGGACTGCAAGATACTGAGCAGTGCAGAAATGATAACACCAATTTGCCAGT CAAGAATACAGAGAACTGTCTGAAGGAAGGCAATCTTTTGATATTACCCCCACGGGATGCAGTTCCATTTTCTGATGAATGGTTGGCAGCAATGGAAGCTGCTGGGGAG GATATCTTAACCATGAAAGGTGGTGCTGTACAAAATTCACCCCAAGAGAAATCCTTGCCTGAGCCAAGCCCATGGTCTCCG gtgaaaaagaaaaacaatcaaCTTGGACCTTTTGACTGTACAAAGTTCAATCACAATATGCCTCCGGAGTCCTGA